The window GGGAGCAGCCTGTATTCAAACAAGGCTCTCCCATTTCTTAGATATTAAAATTCATTTTTTTGTTATTTTGGAAGTATCTGTTCTGCTTCATTAAGGCGGTTCATCAGGACCCTCTCCAAGCAACGTACCGATCAGATTCTAATTATATTCTATGTACTATAGTTTGATTTCCTTTGTACAAAGCTCATAGATATCAATCATTTGCTTTTTCCCTATTTTAACGAAATTCCCTACAGGAATTGTATCCTTGAAGGTGGCTTTATCTGCCATTTCCTCAAAAGCATCGGCAGGAAGTCCTGCATCAGAAAAAGTAAGAGGCATACCCAGCTTTTTAAAGTATTCACGCATCCTCCGAATACCTTCCAGGCAGATTTCATCCGTTTTTCCATAGGACATGTCTACATCCCATACCTTTACTGCAAATTGGACGAACCTGTTTTTATCGTGGCTGTATACATATTCCATCCAGGCAGGATAAACAATGGACAGACTTGCCCCATGAGCAATATCGTATTTTCCGCTCATTTCCAATGCAATTCTGTGAGAAGCCCAGTCCTGTTCCCGCCCGGTATTTAACAGCCCATTGTGAGCTAATGTTCCCGCCCATACAATTTCAGCCCTTGTATCATAATGATCAGGCTCCTTTAGCGTTGCCAGTCCATTTACAATAATGCTTTTCAAGGCAGCCTCACATAATCTGTCTGTTAAATCCACTTCAGCAGTATTAGTGAAATACCGTTCCATGATATGAGTCATCATATCCACAACTCCGCAGCTGATCTGATAGGGAGGTAAACTAAAAGTTAATTCCGGATTAATAATAGAAAAGACTGGGCGGATCAAGTCCAGATTAATGCTTTTTTTGTACCAGCCATCCTCATTTGTAATGACTGAGCTCAGGCTTGCTTCACTTCCTGCCGCAGGGATTGTCAATATTGCCGCAGTTGGCAGCGTTTTTTGGGGAACTTCTTTCCCAAGATAAAAATCCCATACATCTCCTTCATAGGGTACTCCTACGCCAATGGCTTTTGCAGTATCAATGCAGCTGCCGCCTCCGATTGCAAGGATAAAGCCCACTGTTTCACTTCTGCACAGTTCGATTCCCTGTTTCACAAGACCGAGCCTGGGATTTGGCCGGACTCCTCCCAATTCGCAGTAACAGAAACCCTCTTTTTTCAGCGCTTTGACAACGGTGTTGAAAAGCCCGTTCTTTTTTATCCGGTCAGAGCCATATACGATCAGGACCTTTTTACAATCGCTGTATTTTCTGATATTCTCCCCTATCAAATTCTGCGTATTTCTTCCAAATACAATTTCGGTTGTATTGGAAAACCTAAAATTTATCATACATATACTCCTCTACCTGTAGCATTCCGCTTTTCCCAGGGAACCAAATAATTCCATTTTTTGCCGAATCACCTTACGCGCCTCAAGAATTCCAGGTGTAAATACTTTAGCAGGTATAAAGCCTCCGGTCTCTTCAATTACTTCATTTACTTTTTTAAAAAAGGCATATTTAAAATCACTGGATATATTTACTTTCCGTATTCCGATTTTACACGCTTCACGTATTTCTTCATCAGGATTATTGCTTCCACCGTGAAGAACCAGAGGAACAGGAGATACATTCTTTATCTCTCTCAACAGCTGAAGCCGCAGCTGTGGTTTAAATTCCTTGGGATATATTCCATGTGCCGTGCCAATTGCAATGGCAAGGCAGTCTACATTGGTTTGGGAAACAAATTCCGTAACATCTTCCGGATTTGTATAAGTCACATTTCTGACTCCCCCCTCATCGGAATTATCCATGACCCCAATGGTCCCTATTTCTCCTTCTACTGATACATTTATCATATGTGCAAGTTCTGATACTTCCTTTGAAATCCGGATGTTTTCTTCATACGAAAGTTCGGAACCATCGATCATGACAGAAGTAAAACCGGCCTGAACCGCCTTCATACAGTGCTCCAGGGATTTACCGTGATCCAGATGGAGCACAAACGGTACTCTGCTTTCTGCCAGCCGTTCCCTTACATATGTATAGAATTCCCTAGTGGCAAAATCAAACTCCCCCGGTGCCACCTGAATAATCGCAGGAGAATTGCTGTCCTCTGCTTCCTCGACGACAGCCCGGAACAGAGAACTTTCCGTGGCATTAAAAGCTCCAACTGCAAATTGGTATTTTTCTGCGATTTTCAGCATTTCATTCATATTAATCAGCATTTTCTTCTCCCCTTGTCAAATCATTTCTATTTTAATATCTTCCATATCAGCGGTGACAGTTCCCAGATCTTCAAAATCTTCATCCTCTTCTGTCACCTTTTTCTTGATTGCGGATAATATCACTCCTGTAATCACACTGCCGATAGCCAGCGCCAGACAGAATTTCACCGGATTGGTGAACAGAGGTACCGAGAGCATGCCCCCATGCGGTACCGGAGAACCACAGCCCCAGGTCATGGATAAACCACCTGCTACCGCAGAACCGCAGACACATGCAAAAACTACCCTGACCAGATCTCTTGCAGCGATTGGGATAACACCTTCTGTAATCATACAAAAGCCCATAGGAACAGCGGCCTTCAAAGCTTCTTTTTCAGCCCTGGTATATTTATTCCTGGTAAGCAGGCAGGAGATGGCGATGCCAAAAGGAGGAATCATGGAGCCAACAAACTTCACGGCTTCCGGCTCAATGACACCGTCTATCATCAGTCCATTGACAAATGTAGACATGGTCTTGTTTACAGGCCCTCCGAAGTCAAAGCAGGCCATCCCTCCCAGTACAGCTCCAAATACAAACTTTGAACCGCTTTGAAGACTTGAGATTGCAGAAGTGAGCGTTACCTGAAGCCAGGCAAACGGCTGACCCACAACTGTGAACATTAATATTCCGGCAACGGCAGTGGTCAGTACGGGTATTACCATGACAGGCATTAACCCCTGCATATTCTGAGGAAGTTTTATGTATTTCTTAATAGTCAGAACCAGATACCCGACTAAAAAACCGGCTACAATGCCTCCGATAAAACCGGCTTTGATCTCCGTGCAAATAAAGCCCAATATAAGTCCAGGCGCGATTCCTGGTTTGTCTGCCATGGAATAGGCCACACCGGCAGTGATTACAGGCACTACGGCTGACATACCAAATCCGCCTGCCTTATATAAGAAGTAACCGATACCAGATGTGGAATTACGGACATCCCCGTCAATAAACTGTCCCAGTGCCATGCACAATCCGGCCGCTACTACTAAAGGAATCATGTAACCAATTGCCGTCAATACATGTTTTTTAATGAATGCTATCACTCCATGCTCTTTCATTTTTTATCTCCTCCTTTACTTTTTGTTTGAGATTGCCTTCTCCACCTTTTCTATGAATCCAATTGCATTTTTAATTACAACGGCTGTTCCTACGCGGATGACCGGTTTCCCCTTAAACCGATCCTCCCCTGAGATCTTTACATCCACTGCCAGAATTACCACATCAGCTTCCAATATATCCTGATCTGTAAGCTTATGTTCTGTACCTATGGTACCCTGAGTTTCAATTTTGGCTTCATGCCCCCTCGCTTTTGCCCCTTTCATCAGTTTTTCCCGCGCCATATAGGTATGGGCGATCCCCGCCGTACAGGCTGCTACACCGACAATTTTCACTTGCTTCCCTCCTTGTGATTGAATAGTGTGAAGATTTCTTCCGCATCTTCTGTCAACAATAATGTTTCTATAACCTTATCATCACATAATGCAACTGCCACCTGTGATAATAGTGAAACCAGTTCCGATTTGTCTGCGCTGTTAACAGCAAACATAACAAATACCCTGCTGTTTCCATCGCCCAGTGTTTCCCATTCAATCTCATGATCTGCCCTGCCAACTGCCATGGAAGTACGAATAACCGCATCTGATTTCCCATGGGGAATGGCTACCTGATTGCCGATTCCGGTTGGCCCCTCCATTTCCCTCTGATACACATCCCTTAAGAAAAGTTCTTTCGAAGAAAGGGCTCCGGAATTAAAAAACATATCCGTCATTTCCATTATGATTTCCTCTTTTGTCCTGCCGGTTAAGTGCAGGTTAATACATGAGCGCTGAATCACATCCTCTATTGTCATATGTGTTACATGTGCCGCCATACTTAGGCTCCTCCTCTGTTTTTATTCCTCTAATACAACTGCATTCATGATTTTTTGATTCATCAATTCTGCCAACGCCTCCGGATCACCGGCCTGTCTGATTTTGTTGATATTCTCCGTTTCGTCGAGAAGGTCCAAAAAAACACTGTAGAACTTTATGGTTTCTTCCTTCATACCAACTGCTTCATCAAGGTTAAAGGCCAAAAGGAAAATGACATCAACCTTTTCCTTACCCTGCCACAAAATAGGAGCTGCAAGTGTTGCAATGGCTACTGTAGGCCGCATGACATACTTTGCAAATCCGTGGGGCAATGCGATCCCTTTTCCAAGTGCGGTGGGAGCCGTTACTTCATGCTCCATGACCGACGGAAGAAACTGATCCGTCACATATCCCGCTTCAGTCAGCTTTTTACATAAAAGACTCATAAGGCTTTGTTTATCCATGACATCCATGTGGAGAAACATAAATTCCTCATAAAACAGGTTTTTACAGATACTTAACTTACTGCAATGCTGCCTGTTTTTTATGTTCCTCCTGCGAACCAGTTTCATGGCATCCTCAATATTTTTAATATCATTAGCTGTTAAAAGATGCTCTACGGCAACCACCGTTTTTCCATAGCAGATGTTTTTTAACTGAATGGTGGTGATGATTAAGTCACAAGGTATATGGATGATCTTTTTAAGATCCCTGACGGAAAGAACATCCACAATTTTTATGTCACTAATGGTACGTTCCAATTGTTCTTTCAGCAACTGGGATATGCCTAAACCGTAATCACACACAACGCAGGCAGCAACTGTTGATAAGCTTCTTTCGATTGCGCCTCCAAGCAGCAGCGCTAATGTGCACATCTCATGTTCATTGATATCCAGTCCAAGCTCCTTTTGAAAATAAACGCTGACAGCGGATATTGCTGTGAAAATATTGGGATACCGCTGTTTTACCTGCTTAAGGAGCGGATTTTCAGTTCTTATATTGTATCTTAATCTTGGTATCATTGAATGGAGCTGCAGAAACAGGCTTTCCAGAAAAAATGTATCTGACCTCAGATTTACGTTTACAATATCGCTCATTAAGGACACCATACGAAACGTAAAATAACACAATTCCAGATTCTCCGCCTGGCACACACACATTCCATTCATACTGTGAAACTTTTGTATATCTGAGATCTCTACAACAAACCCTACATAATCCTTTTCATTTGAGTCCAATTTCATCTGATAACAGGTTTCCAGCATTTTGATAAGCTCTTCTTTTATCATTCCGGAAAATTCACCTGATATTTTAACGGGAGGGGCTGCCGGAAGCCGTATCATATGTTTTTGCCTGGAACGAATAATACAAAGGGACAGCAGGAAAAACATCTGAATATGTGCTTCATACCCATAAGAAAAACCATAAGCTTCCTCCAGATGATATATGGCCCTGTTGACTCCGGAAGTATCAAACCCCTTTAGGAAGCTTTCCATGAAAGAATATTCAATTGCCTGGTATTCCATCTGTTTTCCGGGCAGATAGTCCTTACTGTTTTCCTGCTTCACACTTAAGAAGAGATTCCACATAGCAAGGCGCCATTGGAATTCTTCATATTTGATTTGAAACCCTTTTCCTCTTTTCTTATCAAAATTGATTCCATATATCTGAAACCATTTTTTTAAATCAGGAAGCAGCTTTTCCACGAAGGAACGGCTTATATAAAACTTTTTCTGAATATAAGACAGGCTCAAATTACAATCTGTCAGTAAATAATAAATAATTTGATATTTTGCTTCAGGAATATCACTGTTCAGCTGTGATTCCTCCGATAGGAACAATAATTGGTTCCATGCTTCCTCGGCCATCTCGAGCTTAATGCCTTTATGGGGTTTTTTGCAGATCTTTCCCAGGTTCGCTTGGTCAATGGTATCCTGAATCACGTTTAATTCATTTCTTATGGTTGTTACAGACACTTGAATCACACGGGAGATTTCTGAAACAGTTACAAAATCTTTCTGTTCCCGCAGGTAGTTTAGAATATTCATTTGCCGACCGGTCATATCGCTTAATACCCCTCTCTTTTCTGTATTTCATTGTCTGTTATACACATTATAGCAGCACGTATTTTTTGTGCGCGTCAACTTTTCTGCAACATTTGATAGATTACTCCTAAATTATTGGCACAATCATTTGAACGGAGGTGACCCCTAAGGGAAACAGAGCCTGTTACATGCATGGAAACCGTTCCGGAACTTTCCTTATTACCATACAACAATAAGCCCGGAAGAATATATAAAACTCTTCCGGGCATAGCCCTTAATAACCATTATTTACTGTTTCCCATATATTTTGTTTTATTTCGTCAGCGTTTTATCGAATATTTCCGCACAGGCAGCCCTCTAATAGCGGTAAGTAAATGCAGCCTTTTTTCCTGCACCAAAAATCCATAGGAAAAGCTTTCCGATGAATCCGGATAAACGATATTAATATCATATGAACGGAGGTTCCCCGGCATGTGGTGCAGGACCGGAATACAGGTTCCTTCCAGGCACTGCGTATAAAAGATGCTCCACACCTTTCATAATGATTTCTCCATGATATTCTATAGAATACAGAAAAAGAAATTAGACATTTTTACCATCATAAAGTATACTTAATGATATAGAAGCTCTGCTTTCCGTTCCTGTTATTTCAGGCTTAAGCAAAGTACAAAGGAGAAATGATTATGAAGAGTATTAAAACAAAAATATTGCTCAGCATGGCTTTGACAGTATTTATTTCTTTATGCGCAGTGGGAGGTACCAGCATTTATTTAAACTATTCCAGCATGATCGGGACCATGAACCAGACCATGACGGAACTTGCCCTCACCGCTTCCCAGCGGGTTTCCAAAGAGCTGGATATTTATAAAAACATTGCCTATGAAGTCGGCAGCACCAACCGTCTTTCCAGCAGTGAAACCAGTGTGGAAGATAAAAAGATCCTCATGGACCAGAAAGCAAAGTCTCACGGTTTTCAGCGGGGAAACATACTGGGAACAGACGGGGTCAGCATATTCGATGGAAAGGACTATTCTGACCGGGATTATTTCCAAAGGTCCATAAAGGGTGAGACAGCGGTTTCCGATCCCTTGATCAGCAAGGTCACAGGAGAGCTTACCATTATCATATCCGCCCCATTGTGGGATAAGGGCGTTCCGGATACCAAAGTAGTAGGTGTTGTATATTTTGTCCCCACTGAAACCTTTTTAAATGATATCGTTGCCAGCATAAAGATAAGCAAGGGAAGCAACTCTTACATACTGAACAAAAACGGCGGGGTCATCGCTGATGTGGATATGGAGAATGTAATCAATGGGACAAATACCCAGGACATTGCAAAGACAGATCCCGGGCTGGCCGCCCTGGCAGCTCTTGAAAAGGGAATGACAGAAGGAAAAAGCGGATTTGGACGTTACAACAGGGGAAGTGTAAAGGAATTCCTGGCCTATGCGCCCATTGAAGGGACTGACGGCTGGAGCTTTGGTCTTAAAGCGCCCATGACAGACTTTATGGGCGCCACCATGACCGGAATCGTCATTTCAGCGGTACTGCTTATTGCGGCACTGATTGTAGCCGGAATCATATCCGTTGTTCTGGCAGGAAAAATCGGAAATCCCATAACTGCCTGTGCTGAACGCCTAAAGAAACTGGTACAGGGCGACTTAGATTCTCCTGTTCCTGTAATCAATACCAAGGACGAAACCGGCGTGCTGGCAGGCGCCACCAGAGAGCTGGTGGACGGATTGAAAATGATCATCGGAGATGTGGATCATATTCTCAACGAGATGGCAGATGGCAGATTAACGGTTTCTTCCAACTGTGAATCCGCCTATGCAGGAGGTTTCGGCGGAATCCTTCAGGCCATGACCCAGCTGCGGTCTAGGCTTAGTGAGACACTTTTACAGATCAGCCATTCTGCGGAGGAAGTAGCCTCCGGTGCGGAACAAGTTTCCGCAGGTGCACAGGCCCTCTCCCAGGGAGCTACGGAACAGGCCAGTTCCGTGGAAGAGCTGGGCGCCACCATAAGCCTCATATCCTCTCATGTAGATCTAAATGCCAAAAACGCAGAAGAGGCCACTCTCCAGGCTAAAGAAGCCTCCTCCCATCTGGAAAACGGGAAAGAGCAGATGAAGAGGATGACCGATGCCATGAACGAGATCAATCAGACCTCCGGGGAAATCGGAAAGATCATAAAGACAATTGAGGATATCGCATTCCAGACCAATATCCTGGCTTTAAATGCCGCTGTTGAAGCCGCCCGTGCCGGGGAAGCCGGAAAAGGGTTTGCCGTCGTTGCCGATGAAGTGCGCAATCTTGCATCAAAGAGTGCAGAGGCTTCAAGGAATACCGCCTCCCTCATCGAAAGCTCTGCCTATTCTGTGCAGAAGGGTACGGATATCGCAGGGGAAACAGCAAATTCTCTGGAACAGATCGCCTCCTCCTCTGAAAAAATGGCTTCTCTGATATATGGAATTGCCGCAGCGTCCCAGGAACAGGCCAGTTCCATTGCCCAGGTAGCCCTGGGGATCGACCAGATATCCAGTGTGGTTCAGACTAACTCCGCCACAGCAGAAGAGAGCGCGGCCACAAGCGAAGAACTTTCCGGTCAGGCTCAGATATTAAAGGGACTTATGGAACAGTTTAAATTTTAAATAAAACACAGCCGCTTCATAAAGAAATGATCATCACCATTCTTTTATGAAGCGGCTATTTTTGTATACAGCCTTTCACCCCGTCAGTTTCACTTCCAGCCCCTTCCGGGAGTGAACGATCCGATAGACTCCCTCTTTTCCGGAGACGCCGAAATACTTTTTCAGCAGATATTTTGCGTCCCCATCGCTTTCAACAACAACCAGATAATTATAGTTGCTTAACAAATGGATCAGGTTATCCTCATAAAACGCACAAATCCCATCTACATTGGAGGCATAAAGCATATATTTCCCTATGTATTGCAGGTAATAATCCGTCACCTGGCCATCCGCATCTGATGCATAAAACAAATACCTGCTTTCATCCACCTTTCCGCTTGAATACCAGCGATCCCCCGTAACGCGGGATACCTTGTAAGGCAGAGTGGCATTGTAGGAACTCCTGATGGTCTGCATGCCATTGTATTCCGACATCAGCAGGGCGATTGCCATGGCCGTAAAAAAGATAATGCCCTTCTGATACCGCCCCTTGCTCTCTACGGTCTTAAAAGCCCGGTAGTCCGGAAGCTCTCCGTATCTGTAGTAAAAGGATTTTTCAATATCAACGGCCGCGCACAGCACCAGCCCTCCTGCAAACAAAATCACAATACTTGATGCATAACGCTCAAACCCAGCCAGCCGAAGAGCCTCGTCAAGAGGCATGGAAAAAATATAAAGGGCAAGTATGCCAAGATAATAGCCCATCAAAACCAGGTTTAATGCGATCAGTGCCTTCCACAGATTCCAGCTCTTTTTTAATATGACGGCAACAAACACACTGGCAATTATTGCAGCAATATTAAAACCCAGAATCCCCATAGCAGGGCGGCTGGTGATGTCAAACACGGATTTGACGAACAGTCCCATGATCTGCCGGATCTCTTCCGGGCTTTTCCCGCCGGAAACGTTTCGGATGTTATGGGCGGAAACTTCAAACTTGTTCTCTGTCCCCTTAAATCCCTCCGCCATATGTATGTTCCATAACAAATATGGAAGAAAGGCCGCTCCGGCTGAAAGAAACACTTCCAGCCCGCTTTTCCAAAAAAGCTTGTCCCTGTTTTTTAGCCAGGCATAGATCAGATACAAAAACCCGATTCCCGCAAATATGATTCCCGTATTTTTTATGATCATTAAAAGTCCTGCTGCAGGAATCATACTGATACAGGCCTTTTCTATTTTCTTCTTATATCTGTATATCATCACAAATAACACAAGGGCATAAACAGGAAGAAGAAAATCTACCAGCAGGTTGGTGATCCGTATGGTAATGTTAAATACGGACAACAGGGAACAGCCTGCAGCCAGAAAAGCGAACAGCAAAAACCTCTTCTTTTCTCCAATCACCCCAAACAAGGCATAAAAGCAGGAAAAGATCAGGATCCCCTGAGCTGCCAGCATAATGCCCTGGGAATTTCCTGCAAAACGGCAGACAAAGTACAGAAATGAGGAAGAACCCAGCGGATAATTTTTAAAATCGATCAGAGCA of the Lacrimispora indolis DSM 755 genome contains:
- a CDS encoding iron-containing alcohol dehydrogenase, whose amino-acid sequence is MINFRFSNTTEIVFGRNTQNLIGENIRKYSDCKKVLIVYGSDRIKKNGLFNTVVKALKKEGFCYCELGGVRPNPRLGLVKQGIELCRSETVGFILAIGGGSCIDTAKAIGVGVPYEGDVWDFYLGKEVPQKTLPTAAILTIPAAGSEASLSSVITNEDGWYKKSINLDLIRPVFSIINPELTFSLPPYQISCGVVDMMTHIMERYFTNTAEVDLTDRLCEAALKSIIVNGLATLKEPDHYDTRAEIVWAGTLAHNGLLNTGREQDWASHRIALEMSGKYDIAHGASLSIVYPAWMEYVYSHDKNRFVQFAVKVWDVDMSYGKTDEICLEGIRRMREYFKKLGMPLTFSDAGLPADAFEEMADKATFKDTIPVGNFVKIGKKQMIDIYELCTKEIKL
- a CDS encoding ketose-bisphosphate aldolase, which encodes MLINMNEMLKIAEKYQFAVGAFNATESSLFRAVVEEAEDSNSPAIIQVAPGEFDFATREFYTYVRERLAESRVPFVLHLDHGKSLEHCMKAVQAGFTSVMIDGSELSYEENIRISKEVSELAHMINVSVEGEIGTIGVMDNSDEGGVRNVTYTNPEDVTEFVSQTNVDCLAIAIGTAHGIYPKEFKPQLRLQLLREIKNVSPVPLVLHGGSNNPDEEIREACKIGIRKVNISSDFKYAFFKKVNEVIEETGGFIPAKVFTPGILEARKVIRQKMELFGSLGKAECYR
- a CDS encoding PTS fructose transporter subunit IIC is translated as MKEHGVIAFIKKHVLTAIGYMIPLVVAAGLCMALGQFIDGDVRNSTSGIGYFLYKAGGFGMSAVVPVITAGVAYSMADKPGIAPGLILGFICTEIKAGFIGGIVAGFLVGYLVLTIKKYIKLPQNMQGLMPVMVIPVLTTAVAGILMFTVVGQPFAWLQVTLTSAISSLQSGSKFVFGAVLGGMACFDFGGPVNKTMSTFVNGLMIDGVIEPEAVKFVGSMIPPFGIAISCLLTRNKYTRAEKEALKAAVPMGFCMITEGVIPIAARDLVRVVFACVCGSAVAGGLSMTWGCGSPVPHGGMLSVPLFTNPVKFCLALAIGSVITGVILSAIKKKVTEEDEDFEDLGTVTADMEDIKIEMI
- a CDS encoding PTS fructose transporter subunit IIB codes for the protein MKIVGVAACTAGIAHTYMAREKLMKGAKARGHEAKIETQGTIGTEHKLTDQDILEADVVILAVDVKISGEDRFKGKPVIRVGTAVVIKNAIGFIEKVEKAISNKK
- a CDS encoding PTS sugar transporter subunit IIA, encoding MAAHVTHMTIEDVIQRSCINLHLTGRTKEEIIMEMTDMFFNSGALSSKELFLRDVYQREMEGPTGIGNQVAIPHGKSDAVIRTSMAVGRADHEIEWETLGDGNSRVFVMFAVNSADKSELVSLLSQVAVALCDDKVIETLLLTEDAEEIFTLFNHKEGSK
- a CDS encoding BglG family transcription antiterminator, translated to MTGRQMNILNYLREQKDFVTVSEISRVIQVSVTTIRNELNVIQDTIDQANLGKICKKPHKGIKLEMAEEAWNQLLFLSEESQLNSDIPEAKYQIIYYLLTDCNLSLSYIQKKFYISRSFVEKLLPDLKKWFQIYGINFDKKRGKGFQIKYEEFQWRLAMWNLFLSVKQENSKDYLPGKQMEYQAIEYSFMESFLKGFDTSGVNRAIYHLEEAYGFSYGYEAHIQMFFLLSLCIIRSRQKHMIRLPAAPPVKISGEFSGMIKEELIKMLETCYQMKLDSNEKDYVGFVVEISDIQKFHSMNGMCVCQAENLELCYFTFRMVSLMSDIVNVNLRSDTFFLESLFLQLHSMIPRLRYNIRTENPLLKQVKQRYPNIFTAISAVSVYFQKELGLDINEHEMCTLALLLGGAIERSLSTVAACVVCDYGLGISQLLKEQLERTISDIKIVDVLSVRDLKKIIHIPCDLIITTIQLKNICYGKTVVAVEHLLTANDIKNIEDAMKLVRRRNIKNRQHCSKLSICKNLFYEEFMFLHMDVMDKQSLMSLLCKKLTEAGYVTDQFLPSVMEHEVTAPTALGKGIALPHGFAKYVMRPTVAIATLAAPILWQGKEKVDVIFLLAFNLDEAVGMKEETIKFYSVFLDLLDETENINKIRQAGDPEALAELMNQKIMNAVVLEE
- a CDS encoding methyl-accepting chemotaxis protein — its product is MKSIKTKILLSMALTVFISLCAVGGTSIYLNYSSMIGTMNQTMTELALTASQRVSKELDIYKNIAYEVGSTNRLSSSETSVEDKKILMDQKAKSHGFQRGNILGTDGVSIFDGKDYSDRDYFQRSIKGETAVSDPLISKVTGELTIIISAPLWDKGVPDTKVVGVVYFVPTETFLNDIVASIKISKGSNSYILNKNGGVIADVDMENVINGTNTQDIAKTDPGLAALAALEKGMTEGKSGFGRYNRGSVKEFLAYAPIEGTDGWSFGLKAPMTDFMGATMTGIVISAVLLIAALIVAGIISVVLAGKIGNPITACAERLKKLVQGDLDSPVPVINTKDETGVLAGATRELVDGLKMIIGDVDHILNEMADGRLTVSSNCESAYAGGFGGILQAMTQLRSRLSETLLQISHSAEEVASGAEQVSAGAQALSQGATEQASSVEELGATISLISSHVDLNAKNAEEATLQAKEASSHLENGKEQMKRMTDAMNEINQTSGEIGKIIKTIEDIAFQTNILALNAAVEAARAGEAGKGFAVVADEVRNLASKSAEASRNTASLIESSAYSVQKGTDIAGETANSLEQIASSSEKMASLIYGIAAASQEQASSIAQVALGIDQISSVVQTNSATAEESAATSEELSGQAQILKGLMEQFKF